CTGGGGAGTTTCGTTCAACGCCGGCTCGCGCCGCCGCACCGAGCAGTTGGCTGACGGCGGGGTGCGCTCCGAAACGGAAACCCGCTTTTTCCTTAGCATCAATCTCAAGGGGATCGGCGACATCGGCGAAAAAAGCGCCCCGCTCATCCCCCCCAAAGTACCCGTGCGGGAAACCTCCGCCCAATAGCCACGCGACGGAGCAATTCCGCTCCGGCGTCCGCCGCACCCATGCCCTGGGGCGCCAAAATCATTTTCCGGGGGCATCGCCGCCGCAATGGGGGTAATATGACGCGATAACCATTTTTCAGTGAAGGGGTTTTGATGCCGTTTGCCGACAATCCGCTGGATGCCTATCGTGGCGCGTTGGACGCCTTTCCCGTCAGGATGGGCGTTTCCTCATTCGTTTGGCCCGCCGGTTATGCCGAAAACGCCAAGCGCCTCAAAGGGGTTTTTGGAGAGGTGCAACTGCTGGCATATGAAGCGCTGGATCAATCCCCGGTAACCGATGACGAATTGCGCCAACTGGCCGCGCTCAAGGACGGCGGGTTTTCCTACTCGCTCCACCTGCCGGCCCCCAGCGGTTTGGCGGCCCCCGGCGGCGCCGGCGAAGCGGCCATCATCAAGGCGGTTGAAACCTTCGCCCCGGCCGGCATCGGCAACTACGTGCTGCACATAGAGCAAAACGGCCATTTCGACCTGCCGCTCGCCGCCAAACGGCTGGAGCGGATTTTGAAGAAGACCGGCGTCGCCCCGGAGCGCATCTGTGTGGAGAACACCGTCGGCACCCCCTTCGCCCCGGTGTGGGAGGCCGTGAAGGGGCTGGGCGTTTCGGTCTGCTTTGATATCGGCCACCACATTTACGAAAAGGGCGAGCCGCTCGCCTTCATCGATACCTACGGCCGCCGGATACGGATGTGCCATATTCATGGCGTGGCGGACCGCGACCACCGCCCGCTGTCGGCCCTGCCGGAGGAAACGCTTACCGCCGTCCTTGCCGCCGTGGCCGATTGCAAGCCGGCCGGCGCGGTGATCATAGAAAATTTTTCGGTGGGGGACGTGGTGGAATCGGTCCGCTGCCTTGCCCACGGCGCGCGCCGGTTTTTTAACGTGGCGGCGCAACAATGAAGACGCTGATCACCGGCGGGGCGCGCGGCGGCAAAAGCGCCCACGCGCTTATGCTGGCGGATCAATCGCCGGGCGCGAAAATATTTATCGCCACCGCCGAAGCGCGCGACGCCGAAATGCGCGCCCGCATCGAAAAACATAAAACCGAGCGCGGCGCCCGGTGGATCACCGTGGAGGAGCCGCTGGCGGTGGCCGAAGCGGTGGCGGCGCATGGCATAGCCGGAAACTGTATCGTGATAGACTGTTTAACGCTGTGGACCAGCAACCTGCTGGAACAGGCCGATGACGCCGCGTTCGCCCGCAAGGCGGACGAGCTGGCCGCCGTGGTTATGAACGCGGCGGCGGCGGTGATCGTGGTGACGAACGAGGTGGGGCTGGGCATCGTGCCGGCCGACCCGCTGTCGCGCGCCTATCGCGACCGTTTGGGATTGGTGAACGCCCGGCTGGCGGCGGCCTGTGGCCGGGTCATATTGATGGTGGCGGGGTTGCCGCTCATGATAAAGGGGAAATGAAACCATGAAACGGATAGAGCAATACATCGCCGGCATCGAGCCGGTGAACACCGCGCGCGACGCCGAGGTCCAGGCGCACCTCAATAATCTCACCAAGCCCCTCGGCTCGCTGGGGCGGCTGGAGGATTTTGCCGCCCGCTTCATCAGGGCCTCGGACAGCTACCCGCCGCGCCTGAAAAAAAAGGCGATCTACATCATGGCGGCCGACCACGGCGTTTGCGCCGAAGGGGTGAGCGCCTTCCCGGCGGAAGTAACTCCGCAGATGGTGCTCAACTTCCTGCGCGGCGGCGCCGGCATCAATGTGCTGGCGCGCCACACCGGCTGCGAAACCGTGGTGGTCGACATGGGGGTGAATTACGATTTTGAAAACACGCCGGGGCTGGTCAACCGGAAAGTCGCCAAAGGAAGCAAAAACATCGCCAAAGAAGCGGCGATGACCGAAAAAGAACTTGAGCAGGCCATTTTCGCCGGCATCGGCCTCGCCGAAGAAGCGGCAAAAAACGGCGTCGATATCATCGGCACGG
The genomic region above belongs to Nitrospinota bacterium and contains:
- a CDS encoding TIM barrel protein is translated as MPFADNPLDAYRGALDAFPVRMGVSSFVWPAGYAENAKRLKGVFGEVQLLAYEALDQSPVTDDELRQLAALKDGGFSYSLHLPAPSGLAAPGGAGEAAIIKAVETFAPAGIGNYVLHIEQNGHFDLPLAAKRLERILKKTGVAPERICVENTVGTPFAPVWEAVKGLGVSVCFDIGHHIYEKGEPLAFIDTYGRRIRMCHIHGVADRDHRPLSALPEETLTAVLAAVADCKPAGAVIIENFSVGDVVESVRCLAHGARRFFNVAAQQ
- the cobU gene encoding bifunctional adenosylcobinamide kinase/adenosylcobinamide-phosphate guanylyltransferase; its protein translation is MKTLITGGARGGKSAHALMLADQSPGAKIFIATAEARDAEMRARIEKHKTERGARWITVEEPLAVAEAVAAHGIAGNCIVIDCLTLWTSNLLEQADDAAFARKADELAAVVMNAAAAVIVVTNEVGLGIVPADPLSRAYRDRLGLVNARLAAACGRVILMVAGLPLMIKGK